Below is a genomic region from Chelmon rostratus isolate fCheRos1 chromosome 7, fCheRos1.pri, whole genome shotgun sequence.
CTAGAGCACAAACAAACCAGAGTTAGAACAGAGTTTTTCATCAGCCAGAGAATCTATGTGCaaaccaaaaacagacagactaaCTGATGATCTTTTATGATCTGGCATCGAGTCGTGGTCAGCTGGCTTCTTAAAATGTGGACTGAAGAGAGAATAACGAAAGGCCACTCCTCGCCACAGCTGCAATCATCAGTTGATCCAGGATCAGGAACAGGTGTGTCTCCAGCCCGTCAGAATAGGCAGAAACAGGATAACGGATGCTCCACTAGGTGGAGCCAGAGGTAGAGGGCATGACAGTATTGGTTTTCCCTCTTATGGACGTGATGCACAAAAATAGATATCTATCGAAAAATAGAtatacaaagaaagaaaaaagaaaataatctttttaaaaaagaaaccattttaACAATCAAGTCTGCTTGCCCACGGTCGTAGCACAAATTTCAAGGAAAAATTAtataatcagcaaaatctgagcaagtcaagGAAATCAGGCAGCCAAAACAGATGGAACTAAAACAAATTGGGGTAAGGCGGCGGTGGTACAGGCGGCGAGAACTGGCactattttgttttgtgctgaacTTCTTTGCTTAGGTTCTTATGCTCATAATTCGTTAACAACTTGCTACCATTCAATATATCTTTATTATTGCTTATATTTCAGATACCACACACCTACAACCATATTTGTGCCCTCATGTCAACTGCTGGACAAAGTTAGCAAATCTACATTCCTGCCTCTGTATAAACTCCATTATCCCACTGTGGATGAAGTTCCAGATTCCAACCAGCGTTCAAACCCAGTGTAAGGGTCATTATTCCAGCAACAAACTTTGACTTTATTTGCAATATGGCAACAAACAATTTGTAAAGTAAGACATACAAATTACAAGGACATTTAAAAATCACACTGAAATCTACAAAATTTTGCAACAAGAAAAAACTATGTAGATATTTCAATTAACAGTGAAGACAGTTCAACATGCACGACATAAGCACTGAGTTCTGCTATATCTTAACTATTTCCAGACCTCAGATGTTAGGATTATTCCTTGCTCATTAAATGTTTCTTGGTGTTCTTCTTTGGCTGAAACAATATGATGAAACACTTTGGAGCAAATATACAGAATGTTAGTCCAAAACTGGAGGCCAGAATGGCAAATATCTCCACAGCCACCGTAAATTTACCAGGAGAGCTGACATACGCTGGAATAAAGGTGATCCACACTGCACagaatatcagcatgctgaaggtgataAGCTTGGCTTCATTAAAACTATCAGGTAGTTTCCGGGCGAGGACAGCTAAGACTAAGCAAAAGACAGCCAGTAGGCCTATGTACCCGAGCACAGCCCAGAACCCAATAGCTGAGCCTAATGCACACTCCAGGATGATTCTCTCCTTGTATGTGGATAGATTTTTCATTGGAAAAGGGGGATTAACAACCAGCCAAATAGTGCATATTAAcacttgaataaatgtgaaaGACACTACGGTCATTCTTTGCTGTAATGGACCAAACCATTTCATGACATTACTGCCTGGGAGTGTAGCTTTGAAGGCTATTAACACCACTATTGTTTTTCCCAGAacacaagagatgcagaggacGAAGGTGATCCCAAACGCTGTGTGGCGCAGCATGCAGGACCACTCAGAGGGTGCTCCAATGAAAGTTAATGAACATAAgaaacacagagtcagagagaagagcagcaggaagctcagctcagagttgtTGGCCCTGACGATCGGGGATGACCTGTGACGAAagaacactgctgctgttataaTGGCAAGACAGGCTCCACCAACTGAGAATGCAGCCAGGATGATTCCTAGGACCTCCTCAAAGGAGAGAAACTCTACAGGTTTGGGGAAACaggtgtctctctctgcagtagGCCAAAACTCCTTTGGGCAAGGGAAACAATCGGGGAAATCTGAAAGGAGACAACACAATCAAAAAGAGCTTTTAACTGTTATATATCTGATGATGTGAACatgcatttcaaagaaaaataaatacctGTAGCATTGCTAATCTCTCCCTCAGGACACGGTACACAATCATAACAGCAGATGggttttcctttctgcagcactttacGAGTTCCTGGGggacagctgtcactgcacactgacacaggcaCCTGGAACATAGATACAGACAAATTCACACATATTCAGGTGTGCTTCCCAGCTCTTAGAGTTAAGggataggttcacatttttttcaagtcTGGAGCAAACGGCATTCACAGTATGGGCATTGAAAGTGTTACTGGACATTGTAACCATTCCTCTTGTCCACAATGGCTGTGAAGAAGTCTGGTTGTGAAGCTATTTCAATATAACTACTGGGGGAGACAAAATCCAGAGTACTTGTTTTGttcagatgatttttttaagtTCAGAAGAAGTTAGAATGAGACTTCAGGAGTCAGGGTTAGACAAATCAAGTGGTTATCTCCCAGTTATGGTCTTTGTACTCcaaatttcttcttcttgttaCCTCAGCCGCAGCTCAGCAAATGAAGAAACTTTCAAACTAAAAATGTAAGTTTGAAAGACAGTCACTTGATTTTTGAATCTCACACTGTGAAAGTCTCATATCTGAATTTTCACACAATGAGCATAATGGATCTTGTCCCATGCGTCTTAGACTGGAATTGTATTAGGATTTGATCTCTTCATAGTCACTATTGCTTTTAGATGATTAAATGTGAAAGTTGAATATATTAAACTATGGCTTTTGGGCTCGTTACTTCTGTGCCACCCTCCATCCAGGTGAGGTTCCTGTTGATACGGAACTCGTGGCCCACCGGCAGTGATGCATCATAGAGCCCTACTGTCACCAACTCAATGCTGCCACTCTCAGTTTTTTGCCAGTTAACCAGCTCATATTTGGCCACAGGATCCCCGTTGGCATCAAATGACACATCATAACCATTTTGGGAAAAGTTGACTTTCTTCAGCTGAGTAAGAATCTGTATGGATGACATCAAATAAAACACtaagtttaaataaatgaaaacatgtaaaataaactgaatatttaatgtcatATAAGGTACATTATACGGAAAAAGGGGCGTTGCAGTGTTCACTTATTTACTTTGACTGACCTGTTTGGACTCTATCCTGGTGACTTTATCACACTGAGTTGTAGAATTTGTGTCTTGGCACACTGCATTATGAATGGCATGTGCTATTGCATAAACAGCCTTGTACACCATGTTTGTGATGCGGAGCTGAGATGTGTCTGTGTACGGGATCTGGAGAGTCTCGATGGCTTCAGTCCCATCACACAGACTCTCGTCTGTGGCtgcacctgaaaacacacagagacagaggaaggtgTTTATAGCCTTGCCAATGAAATTACATTATGactctttctcttctgtttctcaTCATTTTTGCTGCCCTCCAATTGTATTTAATCTGCCAAATGTACCTTACAAAAACCTGAATATGGATATTCTTCtaatttatttataaaacatgcttactttacattacatttcaaagTGCAGTTTTGGAGACATTCTTTCATATATTTCCTGTTAAATAGCAACTGTTTCAGTGTATGTTGGGGcctgtttttttaactttatgtTTTCAAACTTTATGTTAACATGAATTCGTCATCAGGTCATCAGTCACATGTATGAAAAACAATGTCTACAAACTTTTCATTAATCGCCTTCACAGCTCacctgttttaatgtgtttcaaatgaataaatcatctgAAGTCACCGTCATCTCAGGGACCAATTTAGACCTACACATCTATTGTAACTGACAGTTACATCATTCAGTACAATTTTTAACCTCTCTTTACCTTGGTGGCCTGGAGACTGACTACATACTGGGTTCAAGGTTTAGTGGTTGGTATTGTAAAACCACTGCAGTTTCATATAAAGTTCAGGCAAAATTTTCTCCAAGACAGCAGAGCACTGAAACATGAACTGAAATCATAAAGTGAGATTATTCAcagagctgcactttgtgtCCACCTCATGTCTTTGTTCAATATCGAtacatttctcttttaattAAATCTGGGGTTTGATCTTCATGCAGCTGATGACCTTTTAACACAGGAAACTCCACTCAGACAGAcaatcaacaaaacaacataacaaCCACAATGTTAAATCAGATCAgctttctcacttttttccaGCCTGCAGTTGAATGAATCCTCCCAGAACTCAGTCAGCACTGGAGAGGCAGCCActtcagtgagagagagatccaGCAAGAAGTCTCTCAGACCTGGGATGACAGATTGCTGAATGCCAAATCCGATGGCTCCAGCACAGACGGTGAACCTCAGCATCTCCGGGTCAGTTACCCAGGCCTCACTGCCAATCCACTGGTGAGGTGGAAAATCCTTGAGCGACAGTTCCTCCAGCAGAATCCCCAGGTCTACAGAGGTTATAAATGCCACAATAACCACAGCTGTCGACCTGGAGAGACATACATTTTAAGATAGTTaacacaaagagaaatttgAGTTGTGTTTGGTGTAGGTATGCCAAATGTACAGTTTTGGTCCCACCATTTACCATTTTCAAACAACATGATAAACATGATAGAAATAAGCATGatcaaaaaaagacacatttccaACTTGCCAAGAACATAAAAAATCTTCCATCCCATATTTGACTAAAAAGTTTTTGAAGTTTTGTGTGCAGAGGGTCAGTGTCAGAACAGAGATCAAAAGCACAAATCAGTGCTGTAGAAACCTGCGGATAACATCAGCTACTCTCTGAATCCTGCTCCGTGGGTGGGTCCAAAAGAGAGATTCAGAGTATTCCACACAGATCCCCTCCTTTTGCGCTGCTTTCAGGAAAGACGCCATGCCATTATTGCCATAGTCCGAATCAGACCGGACGGCACCTATCCAAGTCCAGCCAAAGTGTTTCACCAGCTTGGCCAGTGCATCAGCCTGGAACTGATCGCTCGGGATTGTTCTGAAGAAACTCGGGTACTGCTGCTTATCAGACAGGCATGCACAAGTGGCAAAGTGGCtcacctgaagaaaaacagcaaaagcatGAATATTAaatgagagagacaaaacagtgGCCTGTGTTGAACACGTCTTGTCTCAATTTCAAAACACTTACTTGAGGAATGTTAAAGGACCCGATGACATGAGACACGCTGATCGATCGTGTGGATGAGGACTCTCCGATGATAGCCATCACCATACCAGATTGTGAGCAGTTGTCACCAGTGTCAAACACCGGGTCCAGGCCGTTGGAAAGCTGGAATGCTGCTTGTGCAGCAATTAGAACTGAGGCACACGAGTCGTGGATCTGATAACCAAGTTTGATACCCGGCAGCAATTCTGTGCTGTTGTTAATCTCTTCAATGGCGAAGACCATTGCGTGTGAGAAGCGCAGTTGACGGTGGTCaaggctgcacagacacatgttcAAATTTACATATAATGAGGACACTTCCCActtttaacagaaaacacacaataaatcagAATTGCAATCCTGGACAATGATTGATCACTGCACTGCCTCTGTGAACCAAATGCAGATCAGATTGAACGGACCACAAAATTCAAAACATAGGATTAGTGTCAGTCCAAACCTCACAGGAATTTGAAAGCAAGAACTGACAATTGTCAAATATCCACAGTCCTAATTTGTTTGTAGTTGTTGtttgtaatttgttttcattatcacaCAAAACGATGCAACATGATTGTAAGGACATTATAGAAATCAAACCATTTCTATCGCTACACAGTGTTACAAACTCTTATCTCCCACTTCTCCCTCTTACTGACCTCCCTGTGCACCTTTGTAGCTCAGGCATGGTGGTGTAGTTATGCTTCTCTGTGTGCTTGTATCTATGTATGGCAAAAACACCCCCAATGACGTAATCACCCTCCATTGAGAACGTAGGTAGACGAGTGGCACCCTGGAGCTTACACTTCACAGAGATGGCCTCAGGACTGAACTCAGCACCAGTCCAATGCTTCGTAAGCCCAGGCTTTTGTGTCAGACCATCCCCAGAACCATTCAAAGCAAGAGCTGAGTTCAGCTCACACAAACCCAGAGACAAGATCAGGCCAATAAAGAGAGCTGAGATTTCCATCCCTCAGGTGTTTGCATGTGGGaagactgaatgtgtgttttcactggtttATATAGATTTCCAGACCAAAGCTTCCCTCCTACTATTGTACGTCATCTCACATCAGCGTGAGAGAACGCCTTCACCAAGTGGTCTTTGATGAACTCTTATCCAAGACTTTGTTTGGGCTGCATTTACAATCtaatctcttttttctcttcttgtaAACATATCATTGTTCACATCCTATATCTCATACAACTTTTAGTTGAGCCTAACAAATGTATCTTCAGTAGGTAGTTTATGTGGTTTAATTCTGTCTacaataaatcattattttttgtatCATGTGGTATATTTCAAAAAAGTTTTTCAAAAGGTTGAGACAGAACTCAGTACCACAAATTTTTATGGATGGTTATGGATGTGCTGAATTACTTCAGAAACTTCAAGCTAAAGCCTTTCAACATCTTTCAAGTGGTGAATTGTAAGGCCCTTTGGCAGAGGCGGTTCTGGCTAGACTAGTGCCCTGGGCGAACCATCCCTTGGCGcccccacccaaaaaaaaacccctccacAAACAAAGGACTTACccccaaacaacacaacaatacattGCATTTTTTGGATTactttattaaatatattaataaatacaaaaaatgtaactaggacaaagaaaaaacagtcagCAGGTAACTCACTTGGTCCTCTACAAGCCAGCTGTCTCCGAATTCTGTCGGTCAGAACTGAAGGCCAATTAGCAgggtcagcagacagaggctcatCCTCAGGCACAGTATTTGGTGGGATTTCTAATTGAGGCATTtctaacaaagagaaaatggtaTTCTCATTAGTATACTTGTTATTCACAGCATCTATAGTgtttacaaaagtaaaaaaaatatgcaaaaatgcacacataaccacccacacacagtcgtgcacacacacacacacacgcacacgcacacgcacacacacacacacacctgaggactCCTGCAACGAACATGTGGCTGAGGAGGTAGATGGCTCCTCATCAGACTCAAGGGccatgtctgtggctgctgtgcaaGTGTCCTCATTTTGGCCAGTGGGTGCTCCAgccccaaaatatttcagaattgcCCCTGAATTTACAATTAAGATACAACATGCAAGTtagatcacactgacatcacacatgcatcagtTACCCAAATAAAATTaccataatgcacattttattaacatttcttAACATTCTATTAACTAAGCATAACATACTACAAACTATTTAAAAAGCTACATCACATGTAGCTTACAAAATACCATGTCAATGTATGTTAGAAGTTATTTAACTTAGCATTTAGCGATAGGAATAATAAAGTCCACGGTCAGGACTGCTGTGTGAATTTGCACTTGTTgtgttgcaaacacaaactaGACTAGGTTGCCCATGGGTGAAATTAGTTGCATGACATGATGCCTCAGTTCTAATAGTTGCTaattcagcaaaactaaataTCAAATACAGTCGTCTTCTGTAGCTTGGCAACATATTAGCAAGAGGCTAATAAATAGCCGATAGCCTACCGTCCCTCACATCGCTCATAGAAATCTGcatacctttttcttttgcccgtttctcctcttcttctttttttcttttttgaaactGGGCACCTGATGGCttctttggtctttttgttTGATCCATGATCTTCATTTAAGACACGACTCCATAACATGACCTTTCGCATTACCTTTTGCCAACACCGTCCGTTCACCCGTCAGTCAACTGGAGTCCGGAGTCACGTGACGTAAACAAATTTGCGTcgatttttatttatttatttatttttgcatttttcacataaCTCAATCAATTAAATGTAGACATATGGGTCTATGTTAATTatgaaatacaatttatttggaagcagtttgtgttgtgtggccTGGTGGCATCAGTCTATcccccgcccccctcccccttgcCTCTTCAGACAGTGtccgaacaaacacacacaacctgtatgacgctcagacacacaacctgtatgtCTTTCTGCAGCAAGTTGACGTGACAATAAGGGCACCCAAGCGCTCTCCCTACTAACTTGACATGGAAATAAGCGGTAGTCTAGAAAACTGgcaagttttgttttgactttagtttatttgttttgttttttgacaccACTTCCCATCCTGCCTTGATGTGTCTTGTGTGTGACAGTATTTGACGCAGCCTTCTATACTAGTAGTACATACTGATTTGGCCAAAATTTAGCATCTAGTATGCAGTTTGCAATTTTAGTGATGAGACACGAACACCCAGAGGgattaaattgcattttttcGTGGCTGCtggcatgatttttttttttttcgtctccattagtcacttggacacaaaaacatgggaaaatagggtccagaATCAGATAAGGTGACAGGAATTCCTTCCGTTTGTCTGGGACACTGAAGTCTTCCAGGACCCCAGTGAACCGGTGCAAATATGCACacatcactttcattgattgaattCAACAACACCATAGAGGATTTATTTTATTAGTTTAATTTGTAATGTGTCGGTATGTTGAtcttttaaatgacatttttgttgaaataaTAAACAACTAGTATGCCTCTCATACTGGTTTtccctcttatggacataatgcacaaaaatagatatttatCTGAAAAACAtatacaaagaaagaaaaaagaaaaaaagacaccattTACCAATGAAGTCTGCTTGCCCACGGTCGAagcacaaatataaaaaaaaatcacctaatcagcaaaatctgagcaagtcaagGAAATCAGGCAGCCAAAACAGATGGAACTAAAACACATTGGGGTAAGAGTGACAAGTTCTTCAAATTCAAAGTTATTGGTTTAATCTACAGGCGGCGAGAACTGGCACTATTTTGTTATCTGCTGTGCTTCTTTGCTTAGGTTCTTATGCTCATAATTCCTTAACATCTTAGCTACCATTCAATATTTCTGtatcattgcttttttttcatacaCCACACACCTCCAAACATATTTGTGCCCTCATTTCGACTGCTAGACAAAGTTAGCAAATCTACATCCCTGCCTCTGCATAAACTCCATTATCCCACTGTGGATGAAGTTCCAGATTCCAACCAGTGTTCAAACCCAGTGTAAGTGCCATTATTCCAAC
It encodes:
- the LOC121609255 gene encoding extracellular calcium-sensing receptor-like: MPELQRCTGSLDHRQLRFSHAMVFAIEEINNSTELLPGIKLGYQIHDSCASVLIAAQAAFQLSNGLDPVFDTGDNCSQSGMVMAIIGESSSTRSISVSHVIGSFNIPQVSHFATCACLSDKQQYPSFFRTIPSDQFQADALAKLVKHFGWTWIGAVRSDSDYGNNGMASFLKAAQKEGICVEYSESLFWTHPRSRIQRVADVIRRSTAVVIVAFITSVDLGILLEELSLKDFPPHQWIGSEAWVTDPEMLRFTVCAGAIGFGIQQSVIPGLRDFLLDLSLTEVAASPVLTEFWEDSFNCRLEKSAATDESLCDGTEAIETLQIPYTDTSQLRITNMVYKAVYAIAHAIHNAVCQDTNSTTQCDKVTRIESKQILTQLKKVNFSQNGYDVSFDANGDPVAKYELVNWQKTESGSIELVTVGLYDASLPVGHEFRINRNLTWMEGGTEVPVSVCSDSCPPGTRKVLQKGKPICCYDCVPCPEGEISNATDFPDCFPCPKEFWPTAERDTCFPKPVEFLSFEEVLGIILAAFSVGGACLAIITAAVFFRHRSSPIVRANNSELSFLLLFSLTLCFLCSLTFIGAPSEWSCMLRHTAFGITFVLCISCVLGKTIVVLIAFKATLPGSNVMKWFGPLQQRMTVVSFTFIQVLICTIWLVVNPPFPMKNLSTYKERIILECALGSAIGFWAVLGYIGLLAVFCLVLAVLARKLPDSFNEAKLITFSMLIFCAVWITFIPAYVSSPGKFTVAVEIFAILASSFGLTFCIFAPKCFIILFQPKKNTKKHLMSKE